A window from Kovacikia minuta CCNUW1 encodes these proteins:
- a CDS encoding aromatic ring-hydroxylating dioxygenase subunit alpha yields MTTISSPVARFDIRQQAINPNHWYVVAGSSEVKDQPIGVVLWNQAIVLYRDSHHQIHALEDSCPHRFVRLSRGSVVGDELECAYHGWRINAAGGCAAVPYLAENQKLPTCQLRCYPVREQDGFIWLFAGDPVLAEKIMPMSIPEWDHLNYIGSVTTIDAQAHFSYLIENLMDMYHGHLHQDWQAWTGAILEDLEETDDRVDAHYQAQNYYRIDKIWSISQLFLPRLRRLHPDPLDVSYIYPHWKSRLGEDFRIYCLFCPVSPTHTRAYLLHFTSLEAFPKLHKLSVRFRRFLKTWLTNSAKGLLDGLVKQDVAMIEDEQQAYLNHPERRPHELNRALISVQRLIRTQAAQVAKADLMGTLTQGYSIGNGNETQ; encoded by the coding sequence ATGACTACGATTTCCTCACCTGTTGCCCGGTTCGATATTCGTCAACAAGCCATCAATCCGAACCATTGGTATGTCGTTGCTGGCAGCAGTGAAGTTAAGGATCAGCCGATCGGGGTGGTGTTGTGGAATCAGGCGATCGTGCTCTATCGCGACAGCCACCACCAAATTCATGCCCTGGAGGATTCCTGCCCCCATCGGTTTGTTAGACTCAGCCGGGGTAGCGTCGTGGGGGATGAGTTGGAATGTGCTTATCATGGATGGCGGATCAATGCGGCAGGTGGATGTGCTGCGGTGCCCTATTTGGCGGAAAATCAGAAGCTGCCCACCTGCCAACTTCGATGTTACCCAGTGCGGGAGCAGGACGGTTTTATCTGGCTGTTTGCGGGTGATCCGGTGCTGGCAGAAAAAATCATGCCCATGAGCATTCCAGAGTGGGATCACCTGAACTACATCGGGTCCGTTACAACCATTGATGCCCAGGCGCACTTCTCCTACCTGATTGAGAACCTGATGGATATGTACCACGGGCATCTACACCAGGACTGGCAGGCGTGGACGGGAGCCATTCTGGAAGATTTGGAAGAGACGGACGATCGGGTTGATGCCCACTACCAGGCGCAAAACTATTACCGCATCGACAAAATCTGGTCGATTTCCCAGTTGTTCTTGCCTCGCTTGCGGCGACTCCATCCCGATCCACTGGATGTTAGTTACATTTACCCCCACTGGAAATCTCGCCTGGGTGAGGACTTTAGGATCTACTGTTTATTTTGTCCCGTCAGCCCCACCCATACCCGCGCCTACCTGCTGCACTTTACGTCGCTAGAAGCTTTTCCCAAACTGCATAAACTGTCTGTTCGCTTTCGTCGCTTCCTCAAAACCTGGCTGACCAATTCCGCTAAAGGGCTTCTGGACGGCCTGGTGAAGCAGGATGTGGCAATGATTGAAGATGAGCAGCAGGCATACCTGAACCACCCGGAACGCCGCCCGCACGAACTCAACCGTGCCCTGATCAGCGTTCAACGATTAATTCGGACTCAAGCCGCACAGGTTGCAAAGGCAGACCTGATGGGTACCCTAACTCAGGGCTACTCCATTGGGAATGGAAATGAAACTCAGTAA
- a CDS encoding NUDIX hydrolase has protein sequence MFHLDVPHFEEEGRVNPITPEDKLPTREYGMALDYLVFTCVDLAFTYRSQILLARRTQYPRKSWWMMGGRMVAGESPIAAAQRKASEEAGLSNLNPERFGYVGVYSTCFAFRQQEPMHHGSHSVNLTYQVVLTEAEKKQMKLNQEYSDWQWIEFDAVEQLLDFNNILDRALFTVVQMMSFEREAGI, from the coding sequence ATGTTTCATCTTGATGTTCCCCATTTTGAGGAAGAAGGGCGAGTCAATCCCATCACCCCAGAGGACAAATTGCCCACCAGGGAATATGGGATGGCACTGGATTATTTGGTGTTTACCTGTGTTGATCTCGCTTTTACTTATCGTAGCCAGATTCTATTGGCACGCAGAACCCAGTACCCTCGAAAATCCTGGTGGATGATGGGGGGCAGAATGGTTGCTGGGGAAAGCCCGATCGCGGCTGCCCAAAGAAAAGCATCTGAGGAAGCGGGGCTAAGCAATTTGAACCCTGAGCGGTTTGGGTATGTAGGCGTCTACTCAACTTGCTTCGCCTTCCGCCAGCAAGAACCGATGCACCACGGCTCCCATAGCGTCAATTTGACCTATCAAGTTGTCTTAACGGAAGCCGAAAAAAAGCAGATGAAGTTAAATCAGGAATATTCTGATTGGCAATGGATCGAATTTGATGCGGTGGAGCAATTGCTGGATTTCAACAATATCCTCGATCGGGCGCTATTTACCGTTGTTCAAATGATGTCATTTGAACGTGAAGCAGGCATATAA
- a CDS encoding RDD family protein, giving the protein MRFFNRVFLATPESVELEFTLAGIGNRTLALLIDYHVMGLLLFGFWILWGTFSLGLLSYLSGTSQNYTGVPIWLTAIAVIVSFVIFTGYFAFFEVIWQGQTPGKRLTKIRVIRDDGKPIGLSQAALRALLRPIDDLMFLGAFFILFGKREKRLGDWAAGTLVIQEQRPSVKEAIVISDQAKDLATQLPAMAELSQLLPDDFVVIRTYLERRATLAPDARKELSLKLARQLRTLINLETIPPNTVSDHFLEAVYLAYQHQDSRPEEFS; this is encoded by the coding sequence ATGCGGTTCTTCAATCGGGTTTTTCTTGCCACTCCAGAAAGCGTTGAATTGGAGTTCACCCTGGCAGGGATTGGGAATCGAACCCTGGCGCTGTTGATCGACTACCATGTCATGGGGTTGTTGCTATTCGGCTTCTGGATTCTGTGGGGAACGTTTTCCCTCGGACTATTGAGTTATCTGAGTGGCACCAGCCAAAACTATACGGGCGTGCCCATCTGGTTAACGGCGATCGCGGTCATTGTCAGCTTTGTGATTTTCACGGGTTATTTTGCCTTCTTTGAAGTCATCTGGCAGGGGCAAACTCCTGGCAAACGGCTGACTAAAATTCGGGTCATTCGCGATGATGGTAAACCGATTGGTCTTTCCCAGGCAGCTTTACGTGCATTGCTGCGCCCGATCGATGATCTGATGTTTTTAGGTGCTTTTTTTATTCTGTTTGGCAAACGGGAAAAACGCCTGGGTGACTGGGCAGCAGGCACGTTAGTGATTCAGGAACAGCGCCCCAGTGTCAAAGAAGCGATCGTGATTTCGGATCAGGCAAAAGATCTGGCAACCCAATTACCTGCGATGGCAGAGCTGAGTCAGCTTCTCCCCGATGACTTTGTGGTGATTCGTACCTATCTAGAGCGACGGGCAACACTGGCACCGGATGCCCGTAAGGAACTCAGTTTGAAACTGGCCCGCCAACTACGAACCTTGATTAATCTGGAAACCATCCCCCCCAACACCGTCTCCGATCACTTCCTGGAGGCTGTTTATTTGGCATACCAGCATCAAGACTCCAGACCCGAAGAATTCTCGTAA
- a CDS encoding glutamyl-tRNA reductase, protein MNIAVVGLSHKTAPVEVREKLSIPETSCEKAIAQLCSYPHIEEVAVLSTCNRLEIYLVTSETEHGIREVCQFLSDHSKLPVASLRPYLFTLLHQDAVMHLMRVSAGLDSLVLGEGQILAQVKHCHKLGQQHQGIGRSLNQLFKQALTAGKRVRTETSIGTGAVSISSAAVELAQMKVQNLAAYRVAIVGAGKMSRLLVQHLVSKGAANVSILNRSLERAQELSNQFPEANLQLHPISDMMNVIANSDLVFTSTASTEPLLDRAKLEMILAPGQPLMLFDISVPRNVDADVNDLSHVQVFNVDDLKAVVAQNQEARRQMAMEAEALLDEEVEAFELWWRSLETVSTISSLRDKVETIRTQELEKALSRLGTEFAEKHQEVIEALTRGIVNKILHDPMVQLRAQQDIEARRHAMETLTLLFNLEPGSKKQFG, encoded by the coding sequence ATGAACATTGCCGTTGTGGGACTGAGCCACAAGACCGCTCCGGTCGAAGTTCGGGAGAAGTTAAGTATCCCAGAAACCTCCTGCGAAAAAGCGATCGCTCAGCTCTGTAGCTATCCCCACATTGAAGAAGTTGCGGTTTTGAGTACCTGTAACCGTCTGGAAATCTACCTGGTCACCAGTGAGACGGAACACGGCATTCGAGAAGTGTGTCAGTTTTTGTCAGACCATAGCAAATTACCCGTTGCGAGCTTACGTCCCTACCTGTTTACTCTCCTGCATCAGGATGCGGTTATGCATTTGATGCGGGTTTCCGCTGGGTTAGACAGTTTGGTGTTAGGAGAGGGACAAATTCTGGCACAGGTTAAACATTGCCACAAACTGGGTCAACAACACCAGGGGATTGGACGCAGCCTCAACCAACTGTTTAAGCAAGCCCTGACTGCTGGAAAACGAGTGCGAACCGAAACCAGTATTGGCACGGGAGCCGTTTCTATCAGCTCGGCAGCGGTAGAACTAGCCCAGATGAAGGTGCAAAACCTGGCAGCTTACCGGGTGGCGATCGTCGGTGCCGGGAAAATGTCCCGCCTGCTGGTGCAACACCTGGTTTCCAAGGGAGCCGCCAATGTCTCGATTTTAAATCGCTCGCTGGAACGGGCACAGGAACTGTCTAACCAGTTCCCGGAGGCAAACCTGCAATTGCATCCGATCTCAGACATGATGAACGTGATTGCCAACTCCGATCTGGTCTTCACCAGTACCGCTTCGACGGAACCCCTCCTCGATCGGGCAAAATTGGAAATGATTTTGGCTCCCGGTCAACCGCTGATGCTGTTCGACATCTCCGTACCCCGGAATGTGGATGCCGATGTCAACGATCTATCCCATGTGCAAGTATTCAACGTAGATGACCTGAAGGCTGTCGTTGCCCAGAACCAGGAAGCCCGACGGCAAATGGCAATGGAAGCGGAAGCCCTGTTGGATGAGGAAGTGGAGGCGTTTGAGCTGTGGTGGCGATCGCTGGAAACCGTTTCCACCATTAGTAGCCTGCGCGATAAAGTGGAAACCATTCGCACCCAGGAGCTAGAAAAAGCACTGTCCCGTCTCGGCACCGAATTTGCTGAAAAGCACCAGGAAGTGATCGAAGCCCTCACCCGTGGCATCGTCAACAAAATTCTGCACGATCCGATGGTGCAACTACGGGCACAGCAAGACATCGAAGCCCGTCGGCATGCAATGGAAACTCTCACGCTGCTGTTCAATCTGGAGCCAGGTTCCAAAAAACAGTTCGGTTAG
- a CDS encoding MogA/MoaB family molybdenum cofactor biosynthesis protein translates to MTLGLASPLRLPMPPTPHPDAAEFVVTCAVITVSDTRTVETDKSGLRIRQLLEEAGHRVGAYAIVKDEPDQIRSQIASLSQQDELDALIFNGGTGIAPRDTTYDAIEGLLEKTLPGFGELFRGLSYQEIGSRAIASRAVAGVFRTKLVFSIPGSTNAVTLAMQKLILPELRHLVSQLK, encoded by the coding sequence ATGACCTTGGGTTTAGCAAGTCCTCTTAGATTGCCGATGCCACCAACTCCCCATCCTGATGCAGCCGAGTTTGTGGTTACCTGTGCGGTCATCACCGTCAGTGATACGCGCACAGTCGAAACCGACAAGAGCGGTTTACGAATTCGTCAGCTTTTAGAGGAGGCAGGGCATCGGGTTGGAGCCTACGCCATTGTTAAAGATGAGCCCGACCAAATTCGTTCTCAAATTGCATCCTTGAGCCAGCAGGACGAGTTAGATGCCCTGATCTTCAATGGTGGTACGGGCATTGCTCCCAGAGATACCACCTATGATGCGATCGAAGGTCTGTTGGAGAAAACCTTACCTGGTTTTGGTGAATTGTTTCGCGGGTTGAGCTATCAGGAAATTGGCTCACGGGCGATCGCATCTCGCGCCGTTGCCGGAGTTTTTCGTACCAAACTGGTCTTCTCCATCCCCGGTTCCACCAACGCGGTTACCCTCGCGATGCAAAAGCTGATCCTGCCAGAATTGCGGCATTTGGTGAGCCAGCTAAAGTAG
- a CDS encoding NAD-dependent epimerase/dehydratase family protein, with protein sequence MRVLIIGGTRFIGVYLTRILVEQGHEVVLFNRGNKPAPVSGIKQIQGDRTQAEDLKAKLAGENFDAIFDNNGRELSDTQPLAEIFKDRIQHFVYMSSAGVYLKSDQMPHREGDPVDPKSRHKGKHETEAYLAEQGLPFTSIRPTYIYGPQNYNDLEAWFFDRIVRDRPIPIPAHGQHITQLGHVKDLALAMTLVLNNAASIQQIYNVSGDRYVTFDGLARACAIAAGKSPEAVQLVHYDPKQFDFGKRKAFPMRTQHFFASVQKVKTDLKWQPEYDLISGLKDAFHNDYLTTGRDKAEIDFSADEQILATTR encoded by the coding sequence ATGCGCGTTTTGATTATCGGGGGAACCCGATTTATTGGGGTTTACCTGACTCGGATTCTGGTGGAGCAGGGGCACGAGGTGGTGCTATTTAACCGGGGAAACAAGCCCGCTCCCGTTTCAGGAATCAAACAGATTCAGGGCGATCGCACCCAGGCTGAGGATCTGAAAGCCAAACTGGCAGGTGAGAACTTCGATGCCATCTTTGACAACAATGGGCGGGAATTGAGTGATACCCAACCGCTGGCAGAAATTTTCAAAGATCGGATACAGCACTTTGTGTATATGAGTTCCGCTGGGGTTTACCTCAAATCTGATCAGATGCCCCACCGGGAAGGCGACCCGGTTGACCCCAAAAGCAGACACAAGGGCAAACATGAAACGGAAGCTTATTTAGCAGAACAGGGGCTTCCTTTCACCTCCATTCGTCCCACCTACATTTACGGTCCCCAGAACTATAACGATCTGGAAGCCTGGTTCTTTGACCGGATTGTGCGCGATCGCCCGATTCCCATTCCTGCCCACGGGCAACACATCACCCAACTGGGGCATGTCAAAGATCTGGCGCTGGCAATGACTCTGGTGTTGAATAATGCTGCTTCGATCCAGCAGATCTACAACGTATCGGGCGATCGCTATGTCACCTTTGATGGGCTTGCCCGTGCCTGTGCGATCGCGGCGGGAAAATCCCCCGAAGCTGTGCAACTGGTGCATTACGACCCGAAACAATTTGACTTTGGCAAACGCAAAGCTTTCCCGATGCGCACCCAGCACTTCTTTGCGTCGGTACAAAAAGTGAAGACCGATTTGAAGTGGCAACCGGAATACGATCTGATTTCTGGTCTAAAGGATGCGTTCCACAACGATTACCTCACCACTGGACGGGATAAAGCCGAAATCGATTTTTCAGCGGATGAGCAGATTTTGGCGACAACCCGATAG
- a CDS encoding stage II sporulation protein M yields the protein MNIQRWIARRQPRWNELNALLKKAERQGLKSLKAEEIRQLASLYRSVSADLARARTNQVGEVIIHDLQTLTTRGYSQIYQGSRRQEWQAVLEFYQWGFPAAVQQASGYIALAVALFIFAGVVSWWLAWRDPTSHGIDGAG from the coding sequence ATGAACATCCAGCGCTGGATTGCCCGCCGACAGCCCCGTTGGAATGAGTTGAATGCCCTCCTGAAAAAGGCCGAGCGGCAGGGATTGAAATCACTAAAAGCAGAGGAAATCCGGCAACTTGCCAGTCTGTACCGTTCCGTTTCCGCTGATCTGGCACGCGCCCGCACCAACCAGGTCGGCGAGGTGATCATTCACGATTTACAAACCCTTACAACCCGTGGCTATTCCCAGATTTATCAAGGATCACGGCGGCAGGAATGGCAGGCAGTGCTGGAGTTTTACCAGTGGGGCTTTCCAGCAGCCGTCCAGCAAGCAAGCGGTTACATTGCGCTAGCAGTAGCATTGTTTATATTTGCAGGAGTGGTTTCCTGGTGGTTGGCATGGCGCGACCCCACCTCTCATGGCATTGATGGTGCCGGATGA
- the ppc gene encoding phosphoenolpyruvate carboxylase produces MSSTRPSSEDGPGFGAATESRASEAMTITSTTPSSTSSDLFLRHRLKIIEDLWEAVLRQECGQALVDLLNQLRDMCSPEGQAPTFIESEVLKVIERLDLNEAIRAARAFALYFQLINIVEQHYEQRDQQLHYRVARDTASSALISRSRTNYNQAMEINGESSTPSGRLEADLLEKSLQDPDSRKEMGTFHWLFPKLHTLNVPPQQIQQLINNLDIRLVFTAHPTEIVRHTIRDKQRRIAKILRQLDQVEERLLGLGLPTASWDADLLRDQLTEEIRLWWRTDELHQFKPTVLDEVDYALHYFQEVLFDAIPQLYQRLKQSMQASFPGMQPPSYNFCKFGSWVGSDRDGNPSVTPQITWQTACYQRGMVLEKYIHSVRRLTDLLSLSLHWSDVLPDLLESLEQDQLQMPEIYDQLAIRYRQEPYRLKLAYIQKRLENTRDRNNQLYNTDHLQREVTDPNPNIVYRSGADFLAELRLIQRNLQETGLACRDMDALICQVEIYGFNLAHLDIRQESTRHSDAFSEIADYLQVLPKSYNEMSESERSIWLATELQTRRPLIPAEIPFSDKTRETIETFRTVRRLQQEFGSEICSTYVISMSHDVSDLLEVLLLAKEAGLYDPATGVSSLHVVPLFETVDDLQRAPTVLTSLFELPFYRAMLAGGFMENGRMRDENGNDSSPLPPPSSLQEVMLGYSDSNKDSGFLSSNWEIHKAQQALQRIAERYGVELRIFHGRGGSVGRGGGPAYEAILAQPGRSVNGRIKITEQGEVLASKYSLPELALYNLETVTTAVIQTSLLRTGFDDIQPWHEIMEELAARSRTHYRALIYEQPDFLDFFMQVTPIEEISQLQISSRPARRSGKRDLSNLRAIPWVFSWTQSRFLLPAWYGVGTALRDFLNEHPEEHLKLLRYFYFKWPFFKVVISKVEMTLSKVDLQIAGHYVRELAHPEDRERFEPLLEQISNEYYLTRDIVLTITGNKKLLDGDPDLQRSVQLRNGTIVPLGFLQVSLLKRLRQHKTEAAVTGAVRSRYSKGELLRGALLTINGIAAGMRNTG; encoded by the coding sequence ATGAGTTCGACACGACCTTCGTCAGAAGATGGACCAGGCTTCGGAGCGGCAACAGAATCCAGAGCATCTGAGGCAATGACTATTACTTCCACCACTCCTTCTTCAACCTCATCTGATTTATTTCTCCGCCATCGTCTCAAGATTATTGAGGATCTGTGGGAAGCGGTTCTGCGGCAGGAATGTGGTCAAGCCCTGGTTGATCTTCTTAACCAATTGCGGGACATGTGCTCTCCAGAGGGGCAGGCACCCACGTTTATAGAATCAGAAGTGCTGAAGGTGATCGAGCGACTGGATCTGAATGAAGCCATTCGGGCTGCCCGTGCCTTTGCGCTCTACTTCCAATTAATCAACATTGTTGAGCAACACTACGAACAACGGGATCAACAATTACACTACCGGGTTGCCCGCGACACCGCCTCATCGGCATTGATTTCCCGGAGTCGAACCAACTACAACCAGGCGATGGAAATTAATGGGGAATCGTCTACCCCCAGTGGCAGGCTAGAAGCGGATTTGCTGGAAAAGAGTCTGCAAGACCCCGATTCCCGCAAAGAAATGGGAACCTTTCACTGGCTATTTCCAAAGCTCCATACCCTGAATGTACCGCCCCAACAAATTCAGCAGCTCATCAACAACCTTGATATTCGGCTGGTATTTACGGCTCACCCTACGGAAATTGTTCGCCACACCATTCGAGATAAGCAGCGTCGAATTGCTAAAATTTTGCGCCAGCTAGACCAGGTGGAAGAGCGGTTGCTCGGATTGGGTTTGCCCACGGCTTCCTGGGATGCCGATCTCCTGCGCGACCAGTTAACCGAAGAAATTCGTCTCTGGTGGCGAACCGACGAGTTGCACCAGTTCAAACCCACCGTGCTGGATGAGGTGGACTACGCCCTCCACTATTTCCAGGAAGTTTTGTTTGATGCCATTCCTCAGCTTTACCAGCGCCTCAAACAGTCGATGCAGGCATCTTTTCCGGGCATGCAGCCCCCCAGCTATAACTTTTGCAAGTTTGGTTCCTGGGTGGGTTCCGATCGGGATGGCAACCCCTCTGTTACCCCCCAAATCACCTGGCAGACCGCCTGTTACCAGCGTGGCATGGTGTTGGAGAAGTACATTCATTCCGTGCGTCGCCTCACCGATCTGTTGAGTCTGTCGCTGCACTGGAGTGACGTGCTCCCCGACCTGCTGGAATCGCTGGAGCAAGACCAGCTTCAGATGCCAGAAATTTATGACCAACTGGCAATTCGCTATCGCCAGGAACCCTACCGCTTAAAGCTGGCATACATTCAAAAGCGATTGGAAAATACCCGCGATCGCAACAACCAGCTTTACAATACCGACCACCTACAGCGGGAAGTGACCGACCCCAACCCCAATATCGTCTATCGCTCCGGAGCAGATTTCCTGGCTGAGTTGCGGTTGATTCAACGCAATCTTCAGGAAACGGGGCTTGCCTGTCGTGATATGGATGCGCTCATTTGTCAGGTCGAAATTTATGGGTTCAATCTAGCCCACTTGGATATTCGGCAAGAAAGCACCCGCCACTCCGACGCCTTCAGCGAAATTGCTGATTATCTGCAAGTTCTGCCTAAGTCCTACAACGAAATGTCCGAATCGGAACGATCGATCTGGTTAGCAACGGAACTACAAACCCGTCGTCCCTTGATTCCAGCCGAGATTCCCTTTTCCGACAAGACCCGCGAGACGATCGAAACCTTCCGCACCGTTCGTAGACTCCAGCAGGAATTTGGCAGCGAAATCTGCTCAACCTACGTCATCAGCATGAGCCATGATGTCAGCGACCTGCTGGAAGTGCTGCTTCTGGCAAAGGAAGCCGGACTCTATGACCCGGCAACGGGCGTCAGTTCACTCCACGTCGTCCCCCTGTTTGAAACGGTAGACGACCTGCAACGGGCACCCACGGTCCTCACCAGCCTGTTTGAGCTACCCTTCTATCGGGCCATGCTGGCAGGCGGCTTCATGGAGAACGGAAGGATGAGGGATGAGAACGGAAATGATTCATCCCCCCTCCCTCCTCCCTCCTCCCTGCAAGAGGTGATGCTGGGTTACTCCGACAGCAACAAAGATTCTGGCTTCCTGAGTAGCAACTGGGAAATCCATAAGGCCCAACAAGCCCTGCAACGGATTGCAGAACGCTATGGCGTTGAGCTCCGCATCTTCCACGGACGGGGGGGATCGGTGGGACGGGGCGGCGGACCTGCCTACGAAGCCATCCTGGCGCAACCGGGACGCAGTGTGAACGGACGGATCAAGATTACCGAACAGGGGGAAGTGCTGGCCTCTAAATACTCCCTGCCAGAATTAGCGCTCTACAACCTGGAAACTGTAACCACTGCGGTGATTCAAACCAGCTTGCTGCGAACCGGATTTGATGACATCCAGCCCTGGCACGAGATTATGGAGGAACTGGCAGCCAGATCGCGCACCCACTATCGCGCCCTGATTTATGAACAGCCAGATTTTCTGGATTTCTTTATGCAGGTGACGCCGATCGAAGAAATTAGCCAGCTTCAGATTAGCTCCCGTCCTGCCCGTCGCAGTGGCAAGCGGGATCTGAGCAACCTGCGGGCAATTCCCTGGGTCTTTAGCTGGACCCAAAGCCGCTTTCTGCTGCCCGCCTGGTATGGGGTGGGCACAGCCCTGCGTGACTTTCTGAATGAGCATCCCGAAGAGCATCTGAAGCTATTGCGCTATTTCTACTTCAAGTGGCCCTTTTTTAAGGTGGTCATTTCCAAGGTAGAAATGACCCTATCCAAGGTCGATCTGCAAATTGCGGGGCACTATGTTCGGGAACTGGCGCATCCAGAAGACCGGGAACGGTTTGAGCCGCTGTTGGAACAAATCTCTAACGAGTATTACCTGACTCGCGATATCGTGCTGACGATTACCGGCAACAAAAAACTGCTGGATGGCGACCCGGATTTGCAGCGATCGGTTCAACTGCGGAATGGCACGATCGTTCCGTTGGGCTTCCTGCAAGTATCTCTGCTCAAGCGCCTGCGTCAGCACAAAACTGAGGCAGCCGTTACCGGAGCGGTGCGATCGCGCTATAGCAAAGGAGAACTCCTCCGTGGTGCCCTGCTCACGATCAACGGTATCGCCGCTGGTATGCGGAATACAGGCTGA
- the psb28 gene encoding photosystem II reaction center protein Psb28 yields the protein MVARIQFSIGIDEEVVPDVRITRSRDGSNGTATFYFQSPKALSESRTEDITGMYLIDDEGEIVTRDVNAKFVNGQPEAIEALLLMKSAEDFERFIRFMNRYAEEHDLGFSKSS from the coding sequence ATGGTGGCTCGAATTCAATTTTCTATTGGTATTGATGAGGAAGTAGTACCCGACGTTCGCATTACTCGCTCTCGCGACGGCAGCAACGGCACTGCAACCTTTTATTTTCAAAGCCCGAAGGCATTAAGCGAAAGCCGAACTGAAGATATCACAGGGATGTATTTGATTGACGATGAGGGCGAAATTGTCACAAGAGATGTCAACGCCAAATTCGTGAATGGTCAGCCTGAGGCGATCGAAGCTTTGCTCCTGATGAAGTCAGCGGAGGACTTTGAACGCTTTATCCGGTTCATGAATCGGTATGCAGAAGAGCATGACCTTGGGTTTAGCAAGTCCTCTTAG
- the glpX gene encoding class II fructose-bisphosphatase: MVENTLGLEIIEVVEQAAIASARWMGKGEKNTADQVAVEAMRERMNRIYMRGRIVIGEGERDEAPMLYIGEEVGICTREDAKAYCNPDELVEIDIAVDPCEGTNLVAYGQPGSMAVLAISEKGGLFAAPDFYMKKLAAPPAAKGKVDINKSATENLKILAECLDRSIEELVVVVMKRDRHNELIKEIRNAGARVALISDGDVSAAISCGFAGTNIHALMGIGAAPEGVISAAAMRCLGGHFQGQLIYDPDAVKTPESEKWTKEGNIKRLKEMGITDPDKVYDAHELASGETVLFAACGITSGNLMQGVRFFHGGARTQSLVISSQSKTARFVDTIHMAENPKYVQLR; this comes from the coding sequence TTGGTTGAGAATACGCTCGGTTTAGAAATTATTGAAGTTGTGGAACAGGCTGCGATCGCCTCCGCTCGCTGGATGGGCAAGGGTGAAAAAAACACCGCCGACCAGGTTGCAGTAGAAGCCATGCGGGAGCGCATGAACAGAATTTACATGCGGGGTCGGATTGTGATTGGGGAAGGAGAGCGGGATGAGGCTCCCATGCTCTACATTGGCGAGGAAGTTGGGATTTGTACCCGCGAAGACGCGAAAGCCTATTGCAACCCGGACGAACTGGTTGAAATTGATATTGCCGTTGATCCCTGTGAAGGCACCAATCTGGTCGCCTATGGGCAACCCGGTTCGATGGCGGTTCTGGCGATTTCTGAAAAAGGTGGTTTGTTTGCTGCTCCTGATTTCTATATGAAGAAGCTGGCGGCTCCTCCCGCTGCCAAGGGTAAGGTTGACATTAATAAATCTGCTACAGAAAACCTCAAAATCCTGGCAGAATGTCTTGATCGCTCGATCGAAGAATTGGTTGTGGTGGTGATGAAACGCGATCGCCATAATGAATTAATTAAAGAGATCCGTAATGCCGGTGCGCGGGTGGCGCTAATCTCTGATGGAGATGTTTCGGCTGCCATTTCCTGTGGCTTTGCTGGAACCAACATCCATGCCCTGATGGGGATTGGAGCCGCTCCCGAAGGGGTCATTTCGGCTGCTGCGATGCGCTGTTTGGGTGGTCACTTCCAGGGACAACTGATCTATGACCCTGATGCGGTAAAAACCCCTGAAAGCGAAAAATGGACGAAGGAAGGGAATATTAAACGCCTCAAGGAAATGGGCATTACCGACCCGGATAAGGTCTATGACGCCCACGAGCTTGCTTCCGGGGAAACGGTTCTATTTGCTGCCTGTGGCATTACCTCCGGTAACTTGATGCAGGGCGTCCGATTCTTCCACGGTGGAGCCAGAACCCAATCTCTGGTTATTTCCAGCCAATCCAAAACGGCTCGTTTCGTGGATACGATTCATATGGCTGAAAATCCGAAGTACGTCCAATTGAGGTAA